Proteins encoded together in one Hylaeus volcanicus isolate JK05 chromosome 3, UHH_iyHylVolc1.0_haploid, whole genome shotgun sequence window:
- the LOC128873575 gene encoding LOW QUALITY PROTEIN: transposable element Tcb2 transposase (The sequence of the model RefSeq protein was modified relative to this genomic sequence to represent the inferred CDS: deleted 1 base in 1 codon): MSKSKNLLENEREQIVRLRKQSKTFTEIAEIVNRSETACKQAWYTFLKTGMYCDQPKSRRLRETTPKMNRRIHRLSEKDRFRSANNIGAEINYKNDTQISVRTVRRRLEDFNLRGRKPPKKPLLSSRNQKRRLAFAKAHKHWTSEDWQKVLFSDESKFNRVCSDGIRYVRRRIGESLKTRCVLKTLKHGGGNVVVWACFSRSGPGPICRINGIMDRFQYMDILKNTMLPFARNNMSDDFIFQNDNNPKHTAQVVKQFFQEENITVLPCPSQSPDINPIENLWSIIKTTVPGYKPKNLNELYSTIETAWCNITVDQCKQLIDSMPRRNNGYWTKY; the protein is encoded by the exons ATGAGTAAATCAAAGAATTTACTTGAAAACGAAAGGGAACAAATCGTAAGGCTGCGAAAGCAAAGTAAAACCTTCACCGAAATAGCCGAAATAGTGAACAGGTCAGAAACGGCTTGTAAGCAAGCTtggtatacatttttaaagacAGGCATGTATTGCGATCAACCGAAAAGCAGAAGACTACGGGAAACAACCCCGAAAATGAATCGCCGGATTCATCGATTGAGCGAAAAGGATCGTTTTCGTAGTGCAAATAATATTGGTGCAGAGATAAACTATAAAAACGATACACAAATTAGTGTTAGAACTGTTAGGAGAAGATTAGAAGACTTTAACTTAAGAGGGCGAAAA CCCCCAAAAAAACCACTGCTGAGTTCGAGGAATCAAAAAAGACGACTTGCATTTGCCAAAGCTCATAAGCATTGGACAAGTGAAGATTGGCAAAAGGTATTATTTTCAGATGAATCGAAATTCAATCGCGTCTGTTCTGACGGGATACGGTACGTTAGACGTCGAATTGgcgaaagtttgaaaacacgGTGCGTTTTAAAAACTCTTAAACATGGTGGTGGAAACGTTGTGGTGTGGGCGTGTTTTTCTCGAAGCGGTCCTGGTCCGATATGTCGTATCAATGGAATTATGGACCGTTTTCAGTACATGGACATACTCAAGAACACAATGTTGCCTTTTGCACGCAACAATATGAgtgatgattttatttttcaaaatgataataatcCGAAGCACACGGCTCAAGTTGTGAAACAgttttttcaagaagaaaatattaccgTGCTGCCGTGCCCGTCGCAATCACCAGACATTAATCCAATCGAAAACTTGTGGAGCATCATAAAAACGACAGTACCAGGCTATAAAccgaaaaatttaaatgaactttACTCTACAATTGAAACAGCTTGGTGTAATATTACGGTAGATCAATGTAAACAATTAATAGATTCTATGCCAAGAAGAAATAACGGATATTGGACAAAATATtga